TGAAATATCACTAAAAAGCTTGgaacaccaattttttttttttttatatacaagatagaaatgctactctagcctaatctaagtgtatatatgtgtgaagctccctcctagagacttgaatcccggcccttgcctcccacaccccacaagtacttatacttgtgaagtgaccgtTGCACCAAGAAATTGTGCAGTGGTGGAACACCAATTTTTTAATGATACTAAATTTGAAGTTCAACATTTCAAACTTGGAAAGTTATGATTACAAAAATATAGCACCTCACTCGTACCCTCCAAACActacatgaaaaatatatggaCATGTAACccctatataataataataataataataataataataataataataataataataataacacctAACtataatcaaaatacaaaaatatcaaataattaattagctgaaaaatattagatattacacaatttttgttgtttgcaCTTTCAATGAAATAACAGTTGCAATATGAAATAGTAAATATGGCATTTCACCCAATGCCCATTGAAGATTTTTACAACTTTAGGTGAGGTTTTTGTTTAAACTATGATCGAAAGACAAATGATTTACTCATTTACCAACCACTCATTTCAATATATTAAGGTAGATTGCTGAAATTAGCATGAAGAACATGAGTGATATCTGGAGGTACATCTTCCATCTAGATAGACACAAAGGGGGTGGGGGAAGGATTACTCTTCTCACCAAAGAATGAGCCACCTTGTTACAATGCCTACGAACATGAGATAGGTTGAAAATAGAAAACTGTAAGGCAAGGTAATGAATATCAGCTACAATGTGACCGTAGTGAGCTAGAGACTTGCAGCCATCCATGAAGATATTGATTAGGCCAATCAAGTCTCCCTCTAACTCCACATTGTTGAAACCCAATTCAAGGGCAAGTTCCACACCTCTTCGTGCCTCCAAAGCTTCCACCTCGATAACAACTAGGGGCAACGATACCAGTTGGGAAAGTGATGCCATAACCTGTCCATCACCATTTTGGATTACCACGCCCAAACTAGCGTTGCCATCATTATCAAACATAGCTCCATCAAAGTTAATCTTGTAGCAGGAAGTCAATGAAGGTGTCCGGGCAGCTGGAGATTGTTAAGGATGACTCAACGATGGACTCACTAAGAGAAAGGCATGGTCCTGCATGTTGACTTAATATGAAACCTTTAATCCTTATTTATTGCTATTATAATGAAGGTCATAATGTTTTGAATACTATGGAAGTTTTCTCTCATGTTGACTTAATAATAATGAggaaaatatatgatttttatcatGTAAACACATTTATTGACTAATCATATATTCAAATCATATTCACTGCTGGAAAATATTCAAATCATATTCAAATCATAATGAGGAAAATATAGATTTCTGTCATATTCACTGCTGGACCATTTCCTCTTGTGTACTTGTTATAATGGGCCCACTTTTATATTAACCGACTACGGaggaaatgcataatttttactGTATAcgtatatttattaatttttcagaAATCTACTGTTGGAAGTTTCTCTTGTTTACCACTGGACTATTATTTAAGCACTTATTATGGTGGGTCATCATTTGTGCTAGCTTATCTTTGTAAGAGGTATTTTTGGGGCCTTAATATAACTTTGTTGGATGCAACTTGGACTTTGAGCAAAAATGGACTTCTCACATTTCACCGATAGCCTTTGGGCCATATTTCAAGCCCAAAGTTGAGTCTTGGTCTTAGCTTTCCAAATATCATATAGGCGACAAACAAAAACATCCCCAACATACATAGACAAATCTTTAAAACCCAATCCTCCCTGTGACTTGGGCTTGCACATAGTCTCCCATTTCAACCAACGAATTTTTCGGTTGTCCCCTCACtacccccaaattttttttcagatAAGTGCTTCAATTCCATGGCATAAAGTGACCTAGAACTTGAAACATGACATTGTATATGTGGGAAGGGCTTGGGCAATAGATTTAATCAGGATTTCTCTTCTTGCTTGGGTCAAGAGTTTAGCTTCCCATCCTTGAAGGGTTTTCCAAATCTGCTATTTGATATTTGTTAAGCTGTCCTTTTTCTTCCTGTCGATGAAAGGAGGAATTCCTAGGTACTTCTCATAATGCTGCACCACAAGAACCCCAAGAGCCTCCTTGATAGAAAGCTGCATATCAGGATTGGTCGATTTACTAAAAAATAGAGTAGTTTTGGCTCTATTAATCTTTTGACCTGAGGCCCTTTCATAAGTGGTCAAAACCTCAAGCAAAGCTTGACAGTTATTCTCTAAAGCCTTGCAAAAAATCAAACTATcatttgcaaaaagaaaatgagttaGTCAAGGTCCTGTTTTACATATAGCCACCCCTTAATATCCCCATAAGTGGCTACCTTCTTAATTAGCCCATTTAGACCCTCAGTGCACATCAAGAACAAGTATGGTGAAAATGGGTCACCTTGGCTGAGTCCCCTTGTGGAATAATGCCCCCATGAGGTTCACCATTAATCAACACTGAATAGGATGCATTGGTGATGCATTCCATCATCAAATGTATCCATCTATCACAAAAACCCAGCTTTGCCAAAACTTTTTCCATATATCTCCACCCCACTCGATCATAAGCCTTGCTCATGTCTAATTTTAGAGCCACGTAACCAGATTTACCCGTACAATGGTTCCTCATATACTGTAATGTCTCAAAGTCcaccaaaaatattatttgagaTTAAGCGATCTAACATGAACGCACTTTGCTATTCAGAGATAAGATGTGGCATAATAAGTTTTAGTCGATTAGCTAAAACTTTGGCAAAAACTCTATACAACATTACTTAAGCTTATAGGTCTAAACTTCGAAataaattcaagattttttaccTTAGGGATCAATGTGATGAAGGAGTGACCCAAAGCCTTTGGTATTTAGCCTAAATTCAAATACAGTAAAATAGATTATGCCACATCACTTCCTAAAAGAGACCAATAACTTTGGTAACAAAAGGGGGGCATGCCATCAGGCCCCAAAGCTTTCAAGGGAGCCATTTGTCTCAAAGCACTCTCCACATCTTCCATCTTGAATTTGGCCAACAACATGTCATTCATCCCGTGTTACCAGCTCTAGAATGGTGTTTGTAACCTCCTCAAAATCGGTTGGGTTTGATGTGGTGAAGAGCTCTTGATAAAAATCAACAATTGTGTCCACCACCTAGTTATGTTGTGTGCACCACCTACCCAAAACATCTCTAAGCCTCGTAATGTAATTCCTTCTCCTTCTCTAAGTTGCCTTGCCATGGaaaaactttgaattttgaTCCCCATCTTTAAGCCACATGATTCTTAACCTTTGGCTCCACATCTTTGCTTCTTTGTCCAACAACATAGATTGTGTCACACCACTtcccaaaagagaccaatagcTCTGGTAAAAAAGGGGGGCATGCCATCGGGCCCCGGAGCTTTCAAGGGAGCCATTTGTCTCAAAGCACTTTCCACCTCTTCCATCTTGATTTTGGCCAACAACATATCATTCATCTCTTGTGTTACTAGCTGTGAAATGGTGTTCGTAACCTCCTCAAAATTGGTTGGGTTTGATGTGGTGAAGAGTTCTTGATATAAATCAACAATTGTGTCCACCACCTAGTTATGTTGTGTGCACCACCTACCCGAAACATCTCTAAGCTTCATGATGTaatttcttctccttctctGAGTTGTTTTGCCATGGAAAAACTTTGTATTCTGTTCCCCATCTTTAAGCCACATGATTCTAGACCTTTGGCTCCACATCTTTGCTTCTTTGTCCAACAACGAATTAATCTCCTTTTCAAGTTGTTGCATTCGGCCAATGTCTCCTCCCTACATTGCAATTTTTTCCGCATGTTTCAattgtcttttcttttgttctagGTCTCTACAAACACtcccaaaacatttttttattccatcAGGCGAGTTCCTCCCTACATCTATCCATCTTCCTGATTACTTGTGTAGCACTCGGTTCAAATATTCTTTCCTTCCGCACTGCCTTAATTGTGTCACTACATCCCTTGTTTGACATCCACATTTGTTCGAAGCGAAAGGGTTTTGAAAACTGCACTCCATACCATCTGGGACTATCCATAGTGGTTTGTGATCAAAACAAGTCACGTCAAGATGGTGGATTTTTGTCCTAGGAAAATTTGAGAGCCACTTATTTGTAGCCACCACTCTATCCAATCTCACCCATACTGTGTAATTAGTATAATGTTTGTGCCATGTGAATTGGAAACCTAGGAATTCCAAATCCATGAAGCCACACTAGTCAAGAACATCCTTGAACGATTGCATTTGGTTATGGGGCCGAACCCTGCCACCACATCTTTCTAATTACCGTGAGATCTCATTAATATCACCTGCACACAACCATGGTGCATTGCTTCGATTTTTCAGACTACGTAATCTTGCCCACCCTTCATGTCTCTTCTACAAATTAGGTTCACCATAAAAGCCCATGAACCTCAACTCATCctcttaatttttattgatcGTAGTATCAATATAATTTTTGGAGAATGTTtcaattgataaattaaaatcTTCCTTCCAAAAGATCACCAATCCATCCGCCTTATCTTTCCTTGGAACTTCAAATTTATGTCTAAACTTCAAACAATTCTAAACTTTTTCTAGCCTTGCCTTGCCTGCCCATATTTTGGCTATAAACACAGCAGAGGGATCTTTTGCCCACACCAAATCAACGAGCTGATTTTCTGTATGTTAGTTCCCAAGCCCACAACAGTTCCATAACAAGAGACTCATTGCTCCTGGCAAGGCTAGGAACCAGCCTCTGCCAATATATCTTCATCTTTTTCACTATGAGAAACCaaagattttttgtttggtaacTCAAGGTGAGCTGTGTCCTGGGTTGCATGTTAGGCTTGGAAATGCGTTTCCATGTTGCCTTAGGGTTTTCAATTATTGGGGCATTAAAAAGCTTTAAAGTCTCAATCATAAAAGTAGGGTTTGAAGCAGCAGTTTTAGGTGAGTGAGGTAACTGTGGGGATTTGGTAGAGATTTTTGGGGTCGAAGAGTTAGCCGATGTAACTACAGCTAACTATAAGAAGTTTTCCTTAATTGGGAGACTTGATTGTAACAGTTCAGCCATAAGAGACTTACCCATGGATGGAGTAATTGACCGTGTCTCTTAATGAGGCAAATTAAACTTCCTTAACTCTCGGTATAATGGCTCAAGTTGCTTTTCAAATGGATCTTCCTTATTATGGCTTTGCACAAAATTAGGATTGGAGTTATTTTCGCTAGCTGTAAGCATTCCAGTGCTGCAAGGTAACGGTTGGTTCAAAGTTTGCTCATGTTGTGAGTGTCCCATGTCAGGAGTTGCCATTGATAGGGGTGGAGCCACCTTGGTCCCAGCCGGAGTTCGCATCGAAAACACAGGATGTCTTGGCTGAAAAGAGCTATATGTGTTCTTCTTGTAGAAGCTTGCTACTATAACCCCACTTTTTTGTGATCAACTAGTTGGTGCTGCACTTTATGAGAGACTGGGAAATTTAGGTCTCTCAAAAGAATATATGGTTTGAGTACTatttacaatctacccaaaagaATATATGGTTTTTTGtcttagttacaatctacccaaaaataaaaagaaagacaaagcataggtttacctatccaaaagaaactaagtTCGGAGGTTAGGTTACGGAATGAGAAGGtcttaggcacccattccgcccaaacagagtctggtcttctagactttaATGACTAATATACCCtttatgcatgatatgaatgatatgttgtaTACATGACAAACTTAACCAAAACTAACTCACATAAATCTACATTATGAATGCATCCtcttcttttagaaaaaaatttagatctgtttttgtgaataaaaagattgatttgattcattaaaaag
This genomic stretch from Castanea sativa cultivar Marrone di Chiusa Pesio chromosome 1, ASM4071231v1 harbors:
- the LOC142628871 gene encoding uncharacterized protein LOC142628871 — protein: MRNHCTGKSGYVALKLDMSKAYDRVGWRYMEKVLAKLGFCDRWIHLMMECITNASYSVLINGEPHGGIIPQGDSAKALENNCQALLEVLTTYERASGQKINRAKTTLFFSKSTNPDMQLSIKEALGVLVVQHYEKYLGIPPFIDRKKKDSLTNIK